In the Streptomyces sp. 3214.6 genome, GGCCGTGCCGAACGCTTCGCTGACCGAGCGAGGCCATGAGCAGGCCGCCCTCGCGGCCCGGCCCCTGGTCGGCGAGCGGATCGGCGCGGTCTACTCCAGCACGGCCTTGCGCGCACAGCAGACAGCCCAGCCGCTTGCCACCGCCGCCGGCGTCGATGTCCAGGTCCTGCCCGACCTCGTGGAGGTCGGCATCGGCAGGCACGAGGGAAGCAGCAACCCCGCCGTCCGACGGCAGACCGCCGACGTGCTCAGCTCCTGGGTGGTCGACAACGACCTGACACAGCAGGTCGCGGACGGCGAGACCGGCCTCGCGGTCACGGCCCGCATGAGCAAGGTGTTCCAGGTCATCGCCGAGCAGCACCGGGGCGAGACCGTCGCCGTCGTCGGCCACGTCGCCAGCCTCACCGTCGCACTCGGCCAGCTCTGCACCGTGGGAGCCGCTGTCTGGGGCACACCCCTGCCCCACGCGCAGCCCTTCCTCATCGAATGGCACGGCTCCACCTGGTGCTGCCCCTCATGGCCAGAAGCGAACTGACGCACCGCAGCCCAGACGACCCAATCCACAAGTCTTGACTATTGCTCGTCGCTGCCCTCCACTTCTCCGGCAGGGGGAGCATCGTGGTGATACGGCCCTACTCAGGCGCAGGAGCGGACCTAACAACGGCTGCTGGCACTGGCGCCCGACTCGGTGAAGAGGATCAGCCCGTACGTGCACCGGGAGAAACCATGACGGTGCAACGGTCAGCTCGGCCGAACAATGTCTGGAGGGGGAAGGAGAAGCCCTGCGGGTAGAGCGGTCAGCACCAAGTCGTCGAACTGGGGTGGCGAATCCCACGAGGCGACAGAATGGAAGTCCACGCTGCCGCTGGGGAACGTCACGCCGTGGAGGCTGACCTCTCCGCCAGAGAACGTCGCATCATCAAACTTGACCGTACTGCCGGAGAACACCGCGTCATCGAAACTGACCTCGCTGCCGGAGAACGTCGCGCGGGTGAACCGGACCCCCTTCATACGGCATGGACCGTATTACCACTGTTGCTTGGCACGGGGGTCCTCGATCTCGTTGTCTGTCGCGATATGGCCATGCTCCTGATAGGGCATCTCGTCCGGGTGCCGTTCGAGCCTGGTGCGCCGCCAGGCCGCGTCGAAAGAGAGATTG is a window encoding:
- a CDS encoding pentapeptide repeat-containing protein encodes the protein MKGVRFTRATFSGSEVSFDDAVFSGSTVKFDDATFSGGEVSLHGVTFPSGSVDFHSVASWDSPPQFDDLVLTALPAGLLLPPPDIVRPS